A portion of the Acanthopagrus latus isolate v.2019 chromosome 21, fAcaLat1.1, whole genome shotgun sequence genome contains these proteins:
- the LOC119011436 gene encoding patched domain-containing protein 3: MMARFRTDCIERPLRICFQLLGHFVGSHPWLFCVTPLILSACLGSGFYLLKHRMSNNIEEQFTPVDGRAKLERKYIQETFPGNDSMFSPLRLSTDGNYATLVATSDKNILTVEALQDILHLDLRVRSMVVQFDNQEFEYVDVCAEVMGSCTSNDILDIIQYNANNIDTVNLTFPWHYSDFRSYALYLSLGSVTLCNESSVVESAKAIQLHYYLHEDNKTKTDLWLESFILLVSNASSASIQVSYSTSTSMQWEFEKSPASVVYLFSITYAIAITFSITSCWRLDNVRTKVWVAACGVLSTGLAVLSGFGALLLLDQPFVMTVASCPFMILGIGLDDMFIMISCWQRTRVLDSIPDRLADTYRDAAVSITVTTLTDALALFLGYNSPFGSVRSFCLYAGISVCFCYLYSITFLGACMALNGQREAENKHWFSCAKIPEDLPSSNSRASSICCVGGSYDRMTEKEETEPMSHIFERFYGPFLTHKLVKACVFVIYACYLAVSVYGCFTLKEGLDIKNLALDDSYIISYYNDQRQHFSQYSCNVMVAVKQPLLYWDEVERRRLHSCISKFESLSFVSSTSAWFLSFQRYANATNLNVSSREAFQTHLRPFLELHPMFKQDINTTTDNEIQASRFFIQTLHRTAEENMMTALRRTAEDCPVVLLVFHPAFIYFDQYTAILDNTVQTILVAVAVMLVVSLVLIPSPLCSLWVAFAICSVIVGVAGFMALWGVNLDSISMINLVMCIGFSVDFSAHISYSFVSSPKSDVNEKATDALAHLGYPILQGALSTILGVMVLSTSGSYIFRTFFKIVFLVIIFGLLHGLLFIPVFLTLFGACGKWCKGPH, from the exons ATGATGGCCAGATTCCGCACAGACTGCATAGAGAGACCTCTACGCatctgttttcagctgctggGTCACTTTGTTGGATCTCATCCCTGGTTGTTCTGCGTCACCCCCCTTATCCTCTCGGCCTGTCTGGGGAGCGGATTTTATCTCCTAAAGCACAGAATGTCAAACAACATTGAAGAGCAGTTCACACCTGTCGACGGACGAGCCAAGTTGGAGAGGAAATACATCCAGGAAACTTTTCCAGGAAACGATTCCATGTTTTCACCTTTAAGACTGAGCACGGATGGAAACTATGCGACTCTCGTGGCCACAAGTGACAAGAATATTCTGACTGTGGAGGCACTTCAGGACATCCTCCACTTGGACTTAAGAGTTAGGAGTATGGTCGTGCAGTTTGACAACCAGGAATTTGAATATGTGGATGTTTGTGCAGAGGTGATGGGATCCTGCACCTCTAATGACATTTTAGACATCATTCAATACAATGCCAACAATATCGACACAGTCAATTTGACATTTCCGTGGCATTACTCTGATTTTAGGAGTTATGCTTTATATCTAAGTCTGGGGAGTGTGACGTTGTGCAACGAGAGCTCAGTTGTTGAAAGTGCCAAAGCCATACAGCTCCATTACTATTTGCATGAAgacaataaaaccaaaactgaccTCTGGTTGGAAAGCTTCATTCTTTTGGTCTCAAATGCATCATCAGCTTCCATTCAG GTGTCATactccacctccacatcgaTGCAGTGGGAATTTGAGAAATCTCCAGCTTCGGTCGTCTACTTGTTCTCCATCACCTATGCCATCGCCATCACATTTTCCATCACATCATGTTGGAG GTTGGATAATGTGAGGACGAAGGTGTGGGTGGCAGCCTGTGGAGTGCTCTCCACAGGTCTAGCAGTGTTGAGCGGTTTCGGTGCGCTGTTGTTGCTGGATCAACCTTTTGTTATGACAGTTGCCTCCTGTCCTTTCATGATCTTAG GTATTGGACTGGATGACATGTTCATCATGATCTCTTGCTGGCAGAGGACCCGTGTTCTGGACAGCATCCCCGACCGGCTGGCTGACACCTACAGGGACGCCGCCGTCTCCATCACCGTCACCACCCTGACCGATGCCCTGGCTCTCTTCCTGGGCTACAACTCGCCCTTTGGTTCGGTCCGGTCCTTCTGCCTGTATGCTGGGATTTCTGTTTGCTTCTGCTATCTGTACAGCATCACTTTCCTGGGGGCGTGCATGGCTTTGAACGGACAGAGGGAAGCGGAAAACAAGCACTGGTTCAGCTGTGCCAAAATCCCAGAGGACTTACCGTCCAGTAACTCTAGAGCTTCCAGCATCTGCTGCGTTGGAGGGAGTTACGATCGAATGACTGAAAAGGAGGAAACTGAGCCCATGAGTCATATTTTTGAGCGGTTCTACGGGCCATTTCTGACCCACAAATTGGTaaaagcatgtgtgtttgtcatttatgCATGCTATCTGGCTGTTAGCGTCTACGGCTGCTTTACCTTAAAAGAAGGACTTGATATCAAGAACCTGGCTTTGGATGACTCCTACATCATCAGTTACTACAACGATCAGAGACAGCACTTCTCCCAATACAGCTGTAACGTGATGGTTGCGGTGAAGCAGCCCTTGCTCTACTGGGATGAGGTTGAACGGAGGCGTCTGCATTCATGCATTTCAAAGTTTGAGAGTTTGAGCTTTGTCAGCAGCACCTCTGCTTGGTTTCTTTCCTTTCAGCGGTACGCAAACGCGACCAATCTCAACGTAAGTTCTCGGGAGGCTTTCCAAACGCACCTGCGCCCTTTCTTAGAGCTCCACCCCATGTTCAAACAAGACATAAACACGACCACAGACAATGAGATTCAAGCCTCTCGCTTTTTCATTCAGACGCTCCATAGAACCGCAGAGGAGAACATGATGACCGCGCTCAGGAGAACAGCGGAGGACTGTCCAGTAGTGCTCCTGGTGTTCCACCCCGCTTTCATCTACTTCGACCAGTATACCGCCATCTTGGACAACACCGTTCAAACCATCCtggtggctgtggctgtgatgTTGGTCGTCTCACTCGTCCTGATACCCagtcctctctgttctctgtgggTGGCTTTTGCAATTTGCTCAGTCATTGTTGGTGTGGCGGGCTTCATGGCGCTGTGGGGTGTAAACCTGGACTCCATCTCCATGATCAACCTGGTCATGTGCATCGGGTTTTCGGTCGACTTCTCTGCTCACATTTCTTACTCTTTTGTCTCCAGCCCCAAGAGTGACGTCAACGAGAAGGCCACGGACGCCTTGGCCCATTTGGGCTACCCGATTCTGCAAGGAGCACTGTCCACCATTTTAGGAGTGATGGTGCTGTCCACCTCTGGGAGTTACATCTTCAGGACGTTCTTTAAGATTGTGTTTCTTGTGATCATCTTTGGGCTGCTCCATGGTTTACTGTTTATTCCAGTGTTTCTGACGCTGTTTGGGGCCTGTGGGAAGTGGTGTAAAGGACCACATTAG